From Bicyclus anynana chromosome 18, ilBicAnyn1.1, whole genome shotgun sequence, a single genomic window includes:
- the LOC112053006 gene encoding homeobox protein invected-like isoform X2 yields the protein MAAVSSVHLQDQIKIQDQSDEEHDPYSPNTRDTITPDFIEEDKQERPIHTSSFSIHNVLKKERDSNSPENVFSTEKLLQSTPNFEDSRNSESVSPRLEDDHNERADISVDDNSCCSDDTVLSVGNEALPTNYPNDKDPNQGLTSFKHIQTHLNAISQLSQNLNINQPILLRPNPITPNPLMFLNQPLLFQNPLINQVDLKSGLPRIGLQQNNLNLNQNYMNYARKNELNERRQSYSPKLHENESSRDFINQGCLKFSIDNILKADFGRRITDPLTKRKTKTRQYEAKSTPVKEVQSPPKEVEARVPDVKPTDKGAIDLSKGDDSCSNASSTPGTTSDGPMVWPAWVYCTRYSDRPSSVSEKAITKVMRSMPLVMIVKKNPRWRVASKESNPRWGVTF from the exons ATGGCGGCAGTCTCCTCCGTTCACTTACAGGACCAGATCAAGATCCAGGACCAAAGTGACGAAGAGCACGACCCCTACTCGCCCAACACTAGAGACACCATCACACCAGACTTCATAGAAGAAGACAAACAAGAGAGGCCTATACACACATCCTCTTTCTCTATACACAATGTCCTTAAGAAGGAAAGAGACAGTAATAGTCCTGAGAACGTCttctcaactgaaaagttgttgCAAAGTACACCGAACTTTGAAGATTCTAGGAACTCTGAAAGCGTTAGTCCGAGACTTGAAGATGATCACAATGAAAGAGCTGATATAAGTGTTGATGACAACTCTTGTTGTAGTGATGATACTGTGCTATCTGTTGGCAATGAAGCCTTACCAACCAATTACCCAAACGACAAAGATCCGAACCAAGGCTTAACCTCCTTCAAACATATACAAACTCATTTGAACGCAATATCACAGTTAAGtcaaaatttaaacataaaccAACCAATCCTCCTACGACCCAACCCAATAACACCAAACCCGTTAATGTTCCTAAACCAACCGTTGTTATTCCAAAACCCTTTAATAAACCAAGTGGATTTAAAATCAGGGTTACCGAGAATCGGTTTGCAGCAAaacaatttgaatttgaacCAAAATTACATGAATTATGCGAGAAAAAATGAACTGAACGAAAGAAGACAGAGTTATTCGCCGAAGTTACATGAAAACGAGTCAAGTAGAGATTTTATCAACCAAGGATGTTTGAAATTTAGCATTGATAATATACTGAAAGCTGATTTTGGTAGACGAATTACTGATCCGTTGACAAAGAGAAAAACGAAGACGAGGCAGTATGAGGCAAAATCTACCCCTGTCAAAGAGGTTCAGTCTCCCCCTAAAGAGGTAGAGGCTAGAGTGCCGGACGTCAAGCCAACTGATAAAGGGGCCATAGATTTGTCTAAAGGAGATGATAGTTGCAGCAATGCATCTTCAACACCTG GCACGACGAGCGACGGGCCCATGGTGTGGCCGGCGTGGGTGTACTGCACGAGGTACAGTGACAGGCCTAGTTCCG TTTCAGAAAAGGCGATAACGAAAGTAATGAGGAGTATGCCCTTGGtgatgattgtaaaaaaaaaccctaggtggagggttgcGTCGAAGGAAAGTAACCCCAGGTGGGGGGTTACTTTCTAA